Within the Prochlorococcus sp. MIT 1300 genome, the region AACCTCAATACACCATGCATCGAGGGATGATGGGGGCCAAAATTGACCACCATGGGCTCCGTTCGAGTTTCAAGCTGCGTCATTACGCCTTGATAAAAAGAGCATTTGTACGATCTTAGGAAGAACCCATGCCAAAACCTGCATTGGTTTCTAACTACGATTTTCATCATCTACCAGTTTTGGCAGATGAAGTATTGACAACTCTAGAAAATTTGCCTTTAGAACTAATAAATGATGGCCTTTTAATCGATGCCACCATTGGCGGCGGTGGCCATAGCAGCTTACTTTTGGAGGCTTATCCAAGCTTGAGGTTAATAGGGTTGGACCAAGACCCTGTAGCCGCAGCAGTCGCAACCGAGAGACTGGCTCCTTACTCAAGTCGTGTAGAAATTATTTCGAAAAATTTCGCAGATTTCACCCCTCCGGAACGCGCTGTCATGGTCCTAGCCGACCTAGGAGTCAGCAGCCCACAATTAGACGACGGTGCAAGAGGTTTTAGCTTTCAACTTGACGGCCCCATAGATATGCGGATGAATCCCTCTAAAAACATAACTGCTGCCAAACTTCTGGATAGCTGTAATGAAAAAGAACTAGCCGAAATCATTTTCATGAATGGAGAAGAACGTTTTTCACGGCGCATCGCAAGAAAAATAAAACAAGACCTGCTAAAAAAAGGACCATATAAGGGTACAAATTCTTTGGCCTACGCAATAGCAGGATGCTTTCCTAATAAATTACGCTATGGACGAATTCATCCTGCAACTAAAACCTTCCAAGCATTAAGAATCGCTGTTAACAATGAACTTGATGCTCTGGACAAACTTTTACAAAAATCCCCTGATTGGCTTATTCCTCAAGGCCTCTTAAGGCTAATCAGTTTTCATTCTCTTGAAGATAGGAAGGTCAAGCAGGCATTCCTAGGAGATTCACGACTTGAGCGTATAACTCGCAAGCCCATTACAGCAAAACAAGAAGAAATCTCTAAAAACCCTAGAAGTCGATCTGCTAAATACCGTATTGCTCGTAGGAAATCATCCGTCAATCTTTTGTAATTTCTCAATAGAGTTTACAAGCACTTTAACAACCTTATGTACATCATCAAGAGTAGTATCACGACCCAAACTAAGTCTTAAAGAAGATCTTGCTTCTTCTTTAGTTCTTCCTAAAGCTTGCAATACATGCGAGGGCTCACCCATACTACATGCAGAGCCACTACTACAAGAAATTAAAGGGCGAATTTCTCGAAGAAGTTTCCTGCCATTGATCCCAGGAATAGTAATATTAAGGTTGTGCGGTAAACGATCCTCTAAAGACCCATTAAGCATCAGATTTGGGACATTAACTCTAAGCAAATCCCACAGTTGATTCCTAAGAAATTTCAACTTTTTACCCCTCGCAATAATTTCAGCGAATGCGAATTCTGCAGCCTTAGAGAAACCAACAACTAAAGGTACAGGCACAGTTCCAGGTCTAAGTGACCTTTCCTGACTTCCTCCCCAAGCAATTGGCTCAATAGCTACATCTGGACAAAATAACAAAGCACCTATACCTTTAGGACCATATAATTTATGGGCACTTAGACTTAATAACTTAATACCACAAGAGTCAGGAAACAAGGGAATATGGCCAAAAGACTGTGCAGCATCACTGTGAAAAGTAATATTGTTAGCTTTACAGATGGAACCAATTTCCGACAAAGGTTGTATTACACCAATTTCATTATTTCCCGCCATGATGCTTACCAAGATTGTGT harbors:
- the rsmH gene encoding 16S rRNA (cytosine(1402)-N(4))-methyltransferase RsmH, which gives rise to MPKPALVSNYDFHHLPVLADEVLTTLENLPLELINDGLLIDATIGGGGHSSLLLEAYPSLRLIGLDQDPVAAAVATERLAPYSSRVEIISKNFADFTPPERAVMVLADLGVSSPQLDDGARGFSFQLDGPIDMRMNPSKNITAAKLLDSCNEKELAEIIFMNGEERFSRRIARKIKQDLLKKGPYKGTNSLAYAIAGCFPNKLRYGRIHPATKTFQALRIAVNNELDALDKLLQKSPDWLIPQGLLRLISFHSLEDRKVKQAFLGDSRLERITRKPITAKQEEISKNPRSRSAKYRIARRKSSVNLL
- a CDS encoding cysteine desulfurase family protein, yielding MLEEPPLNFDYQSTTPCLDEVQEAMAPYWAEHWGNSSSRHSLDGLNASAAVSVARDRLASFLGATPERLIFTSGATEANNLALLGHARASAMRRGGPGHLITLATEHRAVLDPLRRLQREGFTLTELLPGADGLLDMNQLIEAIQKDTILVSIMAGNNEIGVIQPLSEIGSICKANNITFHSDAAQSFGHIPLFPDSCGIKLLSLSAHKLYGPKGIGALLFCPDVAIEPIAWGGSQERSLRPGTVPVPLVVGFSKAAEFAFAEIIARGKKLKFLRNQLWDLLRVNVPNLMLNGSLEDRLPHNLNITIPGINGRKLLREIRPLISCSSGSACSMGEPSHVLQALGRTKEEARSSLRLSLGRDTTLDDVHKVVKVLVNSIEKLQKIDG